Proteins from a single region of Chloroherpeton thalassium ATCC 35110:
- a CDS encoding EamA family transporter, with protein MKDTHFYLSLFIVFFIIGSLPVLEKVTLGRLSPPQLAFLRGLSQTFFYGVLLYASGGLFELKTAPAKFVIFGLLQGVATAVMLYFYFSAMQHGEASTVKTLTSASPMLTYLLAIFFLKEPFSLERSIGILLVIAGIYLLMR; from the coding sequence ATGAAAGACACGCACTTTTATCTATCGCTTTTCATTGTTTTCTTTATCATTGGTTCGTTGCCTGTGCTTGAAAAAGTGACTTTGGGACGGCTGTCGCCGCCGCAATTGGCGTTTTTGCGAGGTTTATCTCAAACGTTTTTTTATGGCGTGCTGCTTTATGCGAGTGGTGGGCTTTTTGAGCTAAAAACGGCACCCGCCAAATTTGTCATTTTTGGACTTTTGCAAGGCGTGGCAACTGCCGTGATGCTTTATTTTTACTTTTCGGCAATGCAGCATGGAGAAGCATCTACGGTAAAAACACTTACCTCAGCTTCCCCAATGCTGACCTATCTTTTAGCCATTTTTTTTCTGAAAGAACCGTTTTCGCTCGAGCGCAGCATCGGGATTTTGCTCGTTATCGCGGGAATTTATCTTCTGATGAGATAA
- a CDS encoding endonuclease/exonuclease/phosphatase family protein — MSIKPFFLLLLGWIFFCQSPLFSQNKPDSLLLAWWNVENLFDTTDDPQTKDEEFTPNGKKQWTEVRLAQKMKNLAQVILDMKTAPIASGKMPDIIGFCEVEHQALLDTLFCDYIKSRNYAFIYKETEDFRGIDIGFAYDKNRLQVKSFKAHPVVINEEHSRDILEVEFEVQGKTLVVFGNHWPSRSGGKKRSEPKRAKAAAILRAAIDARLAKNPSADIVLLGDFNDEPKSPSIKKSLKANGSFEEVKQASDGRLYDCWKGSDAPGSYIYKNEWNKLDHAIVSKGLLDEQDFYITKSSFVCFRPGYLVKSSKGNAYIARTYKGKNYDPDGYSDHLPLLLLLYVK, encoded by the coding sequence ATGTCAATAAAACCCTTTTTCTTGCTACTACTTGGTTGGATTTTCTTTTGTCAAAGCCCATTATTTTCTCAAAATAAGCCCGATTCGCTCCTCCTGGCTTGGTGGAATGTTGAGAATCTTTTCGACACAACCGACGATCCGCAAACCAAAGATGAGGAGTTTACGCCCAACGGAAAAAAACAATGGACAGAAGTTCGACTTGCGCAGAAAATGAAAAATTTGGCACAAGTGATTCTCGATATGAAAACTGCGCCAATCGCGTCCGGCAAAATGCCTGACATAATTGGTTTTTGTGAGGTTGAACATCAGGCGCTGTTGGATACGCTTTTCTGTGATTATATAAAATCAAGAAATTATGCGTTTATATACAAAGAGACGGAAGATTTTCGCGGCATCGATATTGGATTTGCTTATGATAAAAATCGGTTGCAAGTGAAAAGCTTTAAAGCGCATCCGGTTGTTATCAACGAGGAGCATTCACGAGATATTCTGGAAGTTGAATTCGAGGTTCAAGGAAAAACGCTGGTTGTGTTTGGAAATCATTGGCCATCGCGTTCCGGCGGAAAAAAGCGTTCTGAGCCGAAACGCGCAAAAGCCGCTGCAATTTTGCGCGCTGCAATAGATGCGCGCTTGGCTAAAAATCCCTCCGCCGACATTGTGCTGCTTGGCGATTTCAACGACGAGCCGAAAAGTCCGTCCATCAAAAAGTCGCTCAAGGCAAATGGTTCGTTTGAAGAAGTCAAGCAGGCCAGCGACGGCAGGCTCTACGATTGCTGGAAAGGCAGTGATGCTCCCGGATCATACATTTACAAAAATGAATGGAACAAGCTCGATCATGCCATTGTTTCGAAAGGGTTACTGGACGAGCAAGATTTTTATATTACCAAAAGCTCGTTCGTGTGTTTCCGCCCCGGCTATTTAGTAAAATCTTCAAAAGGAAACGCTTATATCGCAAGGACTTATAAAGGAAAAAACTATGATCCCGATGGCTATTCAGATCATTTGCCGTTGCTTTTATTGCTTTATGTGAAGTAA